The Candidatus Cloacimonadota bacterium genomic sequence AAACGGAAGTGCAAGGATTGCACGGTATTTCCTCTATGCAGTGAATGACGGGAAAAACTCCGCTTTTTTCTTTTGGCAAAATGTAAGGGTGGATTTTTCCGGGAGGACTTTTTAGAGATTCTGCTTTCTCAGTCCACTCTTTGGGAATTTCTTCATCTGTCTTATTTAATTCCTTAGCAATTTTTATTCCGGCGATTTTGCCATTAAACATGGCTGAAGATGCTTCGGCAATTTCATCTGCATCACCGGTCGAGAAAACTTTCATACCGGCTTTTTCTGCTTCCTGTTGAAATTCGCTGATTGAATCCAGACCGACCGCCACTAAAACAGTATCACAAAAAACTGTTTTTTCAGTTCCTTTTATTGCTTTAAAATTATCATCAATTTCCGTGAACGTTACTGATTCCACTTTTTCATTCCCATTTACCGATAAAATCGTGTGAGAAGTGTAGATCGGAACACCAAGTCGTTTAATTTTATCAACGTGAACTTTATAACCACCACATTTTTTTAGAGCTTCGGCAATTCCCACAACTTCAATTCCAGCTTGCAATGCATGATAACCGGCAATTAAACCGACATTTCCCCCTCCGAGAATAAAAATTCTTTCAGAAGATTTTACCAAGTCACGATTTACCAAAGTTTGAAATGCTCCCGCTCCATAAACTCCGGGCAAAGTATTTCCCTGAAAAGCCAACATTTTTTCCCTAGCTCCGGCTGCATTTAATATTAATTTGGGGCTTACCAGAACGTATTTATCATCCCGAAGAATTCCAACCTTCTGATCACTGAAGATATAAAGGACAATGCTGTTTTTCCAAATTTTTATGGATTGGTAAGATTGGATTTTTTCTGATAATTTTTTGGCAATATCAATTCCACGCGTTCCCGCATAACAATCTTTGATAGAGCCGAAAAATTTATGCGTTTGCAAAACAAGTTTTCCACCCAATTCTGATTTATCATCCACAAGAATCGTTTGAATGTTTTTCTCTGCGAGTTCGATTCCTGCTGAAAGTCCGGAAGGTCCTCCCCCAATGATCAATACTTCGGTTTCGATCTCGGAAATTGCTTCGAATTCATAAAACGGGTTCACATCAGGGAGTTTGGGAAGTTCGTCGCAACTTTCTACGACCATGTTTTTTTTTACAGCGGTCATACAAGATTTTATGGGGACGCCGTTTGCGATAACCGTGCATTGGGCACACTGCCCATTTGCACAAAAAATTCCTTGAGCGCTTCCGTCTTTTGGATGATGACCAAAAACGTTTATATCATTTGCAATCAAGGCAGAAGCGATCATTTCTCCTTTGTTTGCAAACAGTTTTTCGCCATTCCAATAAAAGGGGATTTTTTCTTTTTCTTCAATTTCCAAAATAGGGTGATTGATAATTCGCTTCATAATTTTACCTAAATTTGATTAATATTCTGCTTACTTCAAATCTTTTATATGACCTTTTCCGATAGCACGTATTTCACAACCGTTATCCAAATATTTCTTGATTTTTTCATCAGAGAGAAAATTTGAACAATCAACGACAAGAGAAAGATTTTTGGCTGATTCTACTACAAACTCAGGTTCCAGTTGCATATAATCCGAATGTCCAACTGCAAATATCAATATTTCGGTTTCTTCGAGAGCAATTTGCAGATCTTTTTCTACTCGCATATCACCAAGTTCATGCCAGATTTTTACGTAAGGATCGTGCACCTTGATAATTGCATCTTTTTTCATCAATTCATCCCAGAGTAATTTTGAGGGAGAATGTCTCGTGTCTGCCACATCTTTTTGGTATGAAACTCCGAGAATCGTAACCTTTTTATCAATTAGATGTGGAAACACATCCTCGAT encodes the following:
- a CDS encoding FAD-dependent oxidoreductase, with product MKRIINHPILEIEEKEKIPFYWNGEKLFANKGEMIASALIANDINVFGHHPKDGSAQGIFCANGQCAQCTVIANGVPIKSCMTAVKKNMVVESCDELPKLPDVNPFYEFEAISEIETEVLIIGGGPSGLSAGIELAEKNIQTILVDDKSELGGKLVLQTHKFFGSIKDCYAGTRGIDIAKKLSEKIQSYQSIKIWKNSIVLYIFSDQKVGILRDDKYVLVSPKLILNAAGAREKMLAFQGNTLPGVYGAGAFQTLVNRDLVKSSERIFILGGGNVGLIAGYHALQAGIEVVGIAEALKKCGGYKVHVDKIKRLGVPIYTSHTILSVNGNEKVESVTFTEIDDNFKAIKGTEKTVFCDTVLVAVGLDSISEFQQEAEKAGMKVFSTGDADEIAEASSAMFNGKIAGIKIAKELNKTDEEIPKEWTEKAESLKSPPGKIHPYILPKEKSGVFPVIHCIEEIPCNPCTSVCPYNSIKISGDGFMGIPKFTGKCIGCGLCLTICPALAITLVDFRKSEDFPIVSVPYEVKNHQIKKGDMVKAVDIDGNLLDSLEVLKIQDRKIKTQIIQLKSPANIAKKIAGIRIQNKSVSKTIAEPLIQNIADDVIVCRCERVTAGEIRKWIKKGVTDMNQLKQLTRAGMGACGAKTCENLILKMYKEEGYSLDDITYNTRRPLFVEVPFNILAGKKQN